One region of Luteolibacter yonseiensis genomic DNA includes:
- a CDS encoding bifunctional folylpolyglutamate synthase/dihydrofolate synthase: MNYGEALDWLYSTQMFGIKLGLDGTRHLLKASLAYPAHGVTVIHVAGTNGKGSTCAMIDSIARACGRRCGLFTSPHLIDFRERIRVTGQEIPEEECAAMLTELRALCEGMENHPTFFEITLVLAMRWFRRCECEMIVLETGMGGRLDATTAVPADIAVITPIGLDHMQWLGNTLEEIALEKAGIIVPGKPVISAIQEKSVRHVFEKEANEHRSPLEFIEEPMLGYPMALAGEHQKWNAALAVAALHRAGVPLSSDSVGYGLRTVSWPGRFESVIPGVILDGAHNPQSAAVLAATWQEQFPNKKAALIFSAVAGKDIGQILDRLVPIASRILLCPVDTPRAVTPAELAGFLPADSPPHEIFNTFESAYAAAGTQENPILVAGSLFLVGEARAFLTNCGFQSSMQ, from the coding sequence ATGAACTACGGCGAGGCGCTCGACTGGCTCTATTCCACCCAGATGTTCGGCATCAAGCTGGGATTGGACGGCACGCGCCATCTGCTGAAAGCGTCGCTTGCCTACCCCGCCCACGGCGTCACTGTCATTCATGTGGCGGGAACCAATGGCAAGGGCAGCACCTGCGCCATGATCGACAGCATCGCCCGCGCCTGTGGCCGGCGGTGCGGTCTTTTCACCTCGCCCCATCTCATTGATTTCCGCGAGCGCATCCGCGTGACCGGTCAGGAAATACCCGAGGAAGAGTGCGCCGCCATGCTCACCGAATTGCGCGCCCTCTGCGAGGGGATGGAAAACCACCCGACATTTTTTGAAATCACGCTGGTGCTGGCCATGCGCTGGTTCCGCCGGTGCGAGTGTGAAATGATCGTGCTCGAGACCGGCATGGGCGGGCGGCTTGACGCCACGACCGCGGTTCCCGCGGACATCGCGGTCATCACCCCCATCGGCCTGGACCACATGCAGTGGTTGGGAAACACGCTGGAGGAAATCGCCTTGGAAAAAGCTGGCATCATCGTTCCCGGCAAGCCCGTCATTTCCGCAATTCAGGAAAAGTCCGTCAGGCACGTGTTCGAAAAAGAAGCGAACGAACACCGCTCGCCGCTCGAATTCATCGAGGAACCCATGCTCGGCTACCCGATGGCTCTCGCAGGAGAGCACCAGAAATGGAATGCGGCGCTCGCCGTCGCCGCGCTCCACCGCGCGGGTGTTCCGCTCAGTTCCGACAGTGTCGGCTACGGCCTCCGCACGGTAAGCTGGCCCGGCCGCTTTGAAAGCGTCATTCCCGGTGTCATATTGGACGGAGCACACAATCCCCAATCCGCCGCCGTCCTCGCCGCGACCTGGCAAGAGCAGTTTCCCAACAAGAAGGCGGCCCTCATCTTCAGTGCCGTCGCAGGCAAGGACATAGGGCAAATACTCGATCGCCTCGTCCCCATCGCATCGCGCATCCTCCTCTGCCCGGTCGATACGCCCCGCGCGGTCACCCCTGCGGAACTCGCTGGTTTCCTGCCTGCGGACTCACCGCCGCACGAGATTTTCAATACCTTCGAATCCGCTTACGCCGCCGCCGGAACCCAGGAAAATCCGATCCTCGTCGCCGGCTCGCTCTTTCTCGTGGGCGAGGCGCGGGCGTTTCTGACGAACTGCGGTTTCCAAAGCAGCATGCAG
- a CDS encoding 3-keto-disaccharide hydrolase gives MKNLIVPLAAIYCTANAFAAEAPSARPLFNGKDLAGWSGSGYVVEDGAIVCTPEGKNLVSAETFANYILEFDFKLPPGGNNGLGIHYPGSGDGAYSGMELQILDNSDPKYKDLKDYQFHGSLYTLAPAKKSGLKPVGEWNHQKVTVSGSGLTVELNGEIILRTNLDDLSARNPKHEGVKRRSGHIALLGHGDKVAFKNIQIAETAPAAYVEGVMAAGFTRLANGKNLDGWKHGNSPDWVVTNGIIKHNGNKDAPDLWTEKEYADCSIVFDWRWSGTGPLMQRPILLPDGTAKLDSQGKPETIEVQELDSGIYLRGSTKSQVNLWNWPVGSGEVYGYRTDASVSPEVRAGVTPKVKADRPLGEWNRTMVTIKGDRLTVSLNGRVVIDNAQLPGVPAKGFLGLQHHGGAIDFANLWVKEL, from the coding sequence ATGAAAAACCTCATCGTCCCGCTAGCAGCAATTTATTGCACGGCAAATGCCTTCGCGGCAGAAGCACCTTCCGCACGTCCGTTGTTCAACGGCAAAGATCTGGCGGGCTGGTCCGGCAGCGGCTATGTGGTGGAAGACGGAGCCATCGTCTGCACGCCCGAGGGGAAAAACCTCGTGAGCGCGGAGACGTTCGCCAACTACATCCTGGAATTCGACTTCAAGCTGCCACCGGGCGGCAACAATGGCCTGGGCATCCACTACCCCGGCAGCGGTGACGGTGCCTACAGCGGGATGGAACTCCAGATCCTTGATAACTCGGATCCGAAATACAAGGATCTCAAGGACTATCAATTCCACGGCTCCCTCTACACCCTCGCTCCTGCGAAAAAATCCGGGCTCAAGCCCGTCGGCGAGTGGAACCACCAGAAGGTCACCGTCAGTGGTTCCGGCCTCACGGTGGAACTGAATGGCGAGATCATCCTCCGCACCAATCTCGACGACCTATCCGCCCGCAACCCGAAACATGAAGGCGTCAAGCGCCGTTCCGGCCACATCGCTCTCCTGGGCCATGGAGACAAGGTCGCCTTCAAGAATATCCAAATCGCCGAAACGGCACCCGCCGCCTACGTCGAGGGAGTTATGGCCGCCGGCTTCACGCGCCTGGCCAACGGGAAGAATCTCGATGGTTGGAAACATGGCAACAGCCCGGACTGGGTCGTGACGAACGGCATCATCAAGCACAATGGCAACAAGGATGCTCCCGACCTCTGGACTGAAAAGGAATATGCCGACTGCTCCATTGTTTTCGACTGGCGCTGGAGCGGTACCGGCCCGCTGATGCAACGGCCCATCCTTCTTCCAGACGGCACCGCCAAGCTCGACTCCCAAGGCAAGCCCGAAACCATCGAAGTCCAGGAGCTCGACAGCGGCATCTACCTCCGTGGAAGCACCAAGAGCCAGGTCAATCTCTGGAACTGGCCCGTCGGCTCCGGCGAGGTTTACGGTTACCGCACCGACGCTTCCGTCTCTCCGGAGGTCCGTGCCGGGGTCACCCCGAAGGTGAAGGCGGACCGCCCGCTTGGCGAATGGAACCGCACCATGGTCACCATCAAGGGCGACCGGCTCACCGTCTCGCTCAACGGCCGCGTCGTCATTGACAACGCCCAACTGCCCGGGGTGCCGGCGAAAGGATTTCTCGGCCTCCAACATCACGGCGGCGCCATCGACTTCGCAAACCTCTGGGTGAAAGAACTCTGA
- a CDS encoding bifunctional nuclease family protein yields MKPMPNLVRVEPVALLPTQAGCAVFLGDGTKTIVFYIDPGVGASINASLSGQVPQRPLTHDLYMLTLQAFGGKVSRAVIVRMENDVYYARLILEAENEIMERKIVEIDARPSDCLAITARSGAPFFVVRELWERLEDMSAVLRDMRDNGNGEDAAADGSDPL; encoded by the coding sequence ATGAAGCCGATGCCAAACCTCGTCCGTGTAGAGCCCGTGGCCCTCTTGCCTACCCAAGCCGGCTGCGCTGTCTTCCTGGGAGATGGCACCAAAACCATCGTGTTCTACATTGATCCAGGCGTCGGGGCCTCCATCAATGCCTCGCTGAGCGGCCAAGTCCCGCAACGCCCCCTAACCCACGATCTCTACATGCTCACCCTTCAGGCGTTTGGCGGGAAAGTCTCCCGGGCGGTGATCGTGCGGATGGAAAACGATGTCTACTACGCACGGCTGATCCTCGAGGCGGAGAATGAGATCATGGAGCGAAAGATTGTGGAGATCGACGCGCGGCCATCAGACTGCCTCGCAATCACGGCACGCAGCGGCGCCCCTTTCTTCGTCGTGCGGGAACTTTGGGAACGACTGGAGGACATGTCCGCGGTTCTCCGGGACATGCGGGACAACGGGAATGGCGAGGATGCCGCCGCTGACGGTTCCGACCCTTTGTGA